The following proteins are encoded in a genomic region of Aptenodytes patagonicus chromosome 13, bAptPat1.pri.cur, whole genome shotgun sequence:
- the IQCE gene encoding IQ domain-containing protein E isoform X1, which yields MAQGASEAAAEGELGDDSLSVITCESDTEMKLKKKIFHKPPKSPKSPYSSSTQLYPKKAAVWRSLQGTGSARLESAAVKNPRQMWLGSLKQGMSHPLKSDVVMGHMRTNISSSTPEYLKEALGMKKPKHSRSSSNGYIPGTPDYKEKEDMYDEIIELKKMIQAQKNEGDRMKTKLRRLEEENNRKDKQIEQLLDPSRGLELARTLSEKKTDNGWVVSGLKQKILKLEQQCKEKDNTINKFQADMKTTNLEEMRIAMETYYEEVHRLQLLLAKSESMRKNTEGRDTQKRLKALNAAVLRLSRNIKELQNENRRLKEDLDHVLSSSPPSNKTKNYSEWSRQRLVRRISELEKKVCAMENTRVSSADSESSQLLAVSSSPSVDLDHPASQQIDHVEECRRLQGLVKKLKSDRKALQNLLLNKELDIKQLLQAKAEVELELQKWRNKMEEKSTEEQTLSEEIQNLTQKVGKLESKLEEEKRQMAEDTMEKLNKSSPVCTVKGKEDHRKEQAAKIIQRQWKMYRNKKEEIALDEAVVMLQAAFRGHLARQKLLLNNGMHDAKSHNKISCMSPVSNSLSLSSDCEEKDEIVTFIQSIFRAHLARTVLLEERPSVSGAPSEKADSAVYITEKKPVSAALQRPPSIFMSPLPARSSEKQPQPPLPLSVDEAHSDDSDDIVIVSPSLQMKKNYTHF from the exons ATGGCCCAGGGGGCCAGCGAGGCGGCCGCGGAGGGGGAGCTG GGAGATGACAGCCTGTCTGTGATAACCTGTGAATCAGATACAGAAATG aagttaaagaagaaaattttccatAAGCCTCCAAAGTCACCAA agtcTCCATACAGCTCTAGCACACAACTGTATCCTAAAAAAGCTGCAGTTTGGCGATCTCTGCAGGGAACAGGCAGTGCACGTCTCGAGAGCGCAGCTGTAAAAAACCCAAGGCAGATGTGGTTGGGATCGCTGAAACAAG GAATGAGCCATCCTCTGAAATCAGATGTTGTCATGGGTCATATGCGAACAAACATTTCTAGTAGCACTCCAGAATATTTGAAGGAAGCTCTAGGAATGAAGAAGCCAAAACATTCTCGTTCTTCTAGTAATG GCTACATTCCTGGAACTCCTgactacaaagaaaaagaagatatgtATGATGAAATTATAGAACTGAAAAAG aTGATACAAGCTCAAAAAAATGAGGGAGATCGAATGAAAACTAAGCTCCGTCGACTAGAAGAAGAGAACAATAGAAAGGATAAACAGATTGAGCAACTGTTGGATCCTTCCAGG GGCTTGGAGCTGGCACGAACTTTGTCAGAAAAGAAGACTGATAATGGATGG GTGGTTAGTGGATTAAAGCAGAAGATTCTCAAGCTAGAACAACAGTGCAAGGAGAAAGACAACACTATTAA CAAATTCCAGGCAGACATGAAGACCACTAATTTGGAAGAAATGAGGATAGCTATGGAAACCTACTATGAAGAG GTTCATCGTCTCCAACTCCTCCTGGCAAAATCTGAGTCTATGAGGAAAAA TACAGAGGGCAGAGATACCCAAAAACGACTAAAGGCACTGAATGCTGCTGTCCTGAGACTATCCAGGAACATCAAAGAATTGCAGAATGAGAATCGGAGGCTGAAAGAAGATCTAGATCATGTACTGAGCAGTTCTCCTCCttccaataaaacaaaaa ATTATAGTGAGTGGAGCAGACAGAGGCTGGTGAGGCGGATTTCAGAACTAGAAAAA AAAGTGTGTGCCATGGAGAACACCAGGGTGTCATCAGCAGATAGTGAGTCATCACAGTTACTTGCTGTGTCATCTTCGCCTTCTGTAGACCTGGATCATCCAGCCTCTCAACAGATAGACCACGTTGAGGAATGTCGCCGCCTCCAAGGGCTAGTGAAGAAACTGAAGAGTGATAGGAAGGCACTTCAAAATCTCCTACTCAATAAAGA GTTAGATATCAAGCAGTTACTGCAGGCTAAGGCTGAagtggagctggagctgcagaagTGGCGGAATAAGATGGAAGAAAAGAGTACAGAAGAGCAGACTTTAAG TGAGGAAATCCAGAACCTGACACAGAAAGTAGGGAAACTGGAGTCAAAattggaggaagagaagagacaaaTGGCGGAAGATACAATGGAAAAGCTTAATAAG TCTTCACCAGTCTGCACGGTTAAAGGCAAAGAAGATCACAGGAAGGAACAAGCAGCCAAAATCATCCAGAGACAGTGGAAGATGTACCGAAACAAG aaagaagaaattgcTCTGGATGAG GCAGTTGTTATGCTTCAGGCAGCTTTCAGAGGACATTTAGCTCGACAGAAACTGTTACTGAATAATGGGATGCATGATGCAAAATCTCACAACAAG ATCTCCTGTATGTCTCCTGTGTCAAACTCCTTGAGCTTGTCTTCTGATTGTGAGGAAAAAGATGAGATTGTGACATTCATCCAGTCCATTTTCAGGGCTCACTTAGCACGTACAGTACTGCTTGAGGAGAG GCCCTCTGTGTCCGGTGCACCAAGTGAGAAAGCAGATTCTGCAGTTTACATTACAGAGAAGAAACCAGTCTCAGCAGCACTCCAGAGACCTCCTTCAATCTTCATGTCACCTCTTCCTG CCAGGTCCTCTGAGAAGCAACCacagcctcctctccctctgtCTGTGGATGAAGCTCACTCAGATGATTCAGATGATATTGTCATTGTCTCTCCGTCGTTGCAGATGAAGAAAAACTACACCCACTTTTAA
- the IQCE gene encoding IQ domain-containing protein E isoform X3: MAQGASEAAAEGELGDDSLSVITCESDTEMKLKKKIFHKPPKSPKSPYSSSTQLYPKKAAVWRSLQGTGSARLESAAVKNPRQMWLGSLKQGMSHPLKSDVVMGHMRTNISSSTPEYLKEALGMKKPKHSRSSSNGYIPGTPDYKEKEDMYDEIIELKKMIQAQKNEGDRMKTKLRRLEEENNRKDKQIEQLLDPSRGLELARTLSEKKTDNGWVVSGLKQKILKLEQQCKEKDNTINKFQADMKTTNLEEMRIAMETYYEEVHRLQLLLAKSESMRKNTEGRDTQKRLKALNAAVLRLSRNIKELQNENRRLKEDLDHVLSSSPPSNKTKNYSEWSRQRLVRRISELEKKVCAMENTRVSSADSESSQLLAVSSSPSVDLDHPASQQIDHVEECRRLQGLVKKLKSDRKALQNLLLNKELDIKQLLQAKAEVELELQKWRNKMEEKSTEEQTLSEEIQNLTQKVGKLESKLEEEKRQMAEDTMEKLNKSSPVCTVKGKEDHRKEQAAKIIQRQWKMYRNKKEEIALDEISCMSPVSNSLSLSSDCEEKDEIVTFIQSIFRAHLARTVLLEERPSVSGAPSEKADSAVYITEKKPVSAALQRPPSIFMSPLPARSSEKQPQPPLPLSVDEAHSDDSDDIVIVSPSLQMKKNYTHF; the protein is encoded by the exons ATGGCCCAGGGGGCCAGCGAGGCGGCCGCGGAGGGGGAGCTG GGAGATGACAGCCTGTCTGTGATAACCTGTGAATCAGATACAGAAATG aagttaaagaagaaaattttccatAAGCCTCCAAAGTCACCAA agtcTCCATACAGCTCTAGCACACAACTGTATCCTAAAAAAGCTGCAGTTTGGCGATCTCTGCAGGGAACAGGCAGTGCACGTCTCGAGAGCGCAGCTGTAAAAAACCCAAGGCAGATGTGGTTGGGATCGCTGAAACAAG GAATGAGCCATCCTCTGAAATCAGATGTTGTCATGGGTCATATGCGAACAAACATTTCTAGTAGCACTCCAGAATATTTGAAGGAAGCTCTAGGAATGAAGAAGCCAAAACATTCTCGTTCTTCTAGTAATG GCTACATTCCTGGAACTCCTgactacaaagaaaaagaagatatgtATGATGAAATTATAGAACTGAAAAAG aTGATACAAGCTCAAAAAAATGAGGGAGATCGAATGAAAACTAAGCTCCGTCGACTAGAAGAAGAGAACAATAGAAAGGATAAACAGATTGAGCAACTGTTGGATCCTTCCAGG GGCTTGGAGCTGGCACGAACTTTGTCAGAAAAGAAGACTGATAATGGATGG GTGGTTAGTGGATTAAAGCAGAAGATTCTCAAGCTAGAACAACAGTGCAAGGAGAAAGACAACACTATTAA CAAATTCCAGGCAGACATGAAGACCACTAATTTGGAAGAAATGAGGATAGCTATGGAAACCTACTATGAAGAG GTTCATCGTCTCCAACTCCTCCTGGCAAAATCTGAGTCTATGAGGAAAAA TACAGAGGGCAGAGATACCCAAAAACGACTAAAGGCACTGAATGCTGCTGTCCTGAGACTATCCAGGAACATCAAAGAATTGCAGAATGAGAATCGGAGGCTGAAAGAAGATCTAGATCATGTACTGAGCAGTTCTCCTCCttccaataaaacaaaaa ATTATAGTGAGTGGAGCAGACAGAGGCTGGTGAGGCGGATTTCAGAACTAGAAAAA AAAGTGTGTGCCATGGAGAACACCAGGGTGTCATCAGCAGATAGTGAGTCATCACAGTTACTTGCTGTGTCATCTTCGCCTTCTGTAGACCTGGATCATCCAGCCTCTCAACAGATAGACCACGTTGAGGAATGTCGCCGCCTCCAAGGGCTAGTGAAGAAACTGAAGAGTGATAGGAAGGCACTTCAAAATCTCCTACTCAATAAAGA GTTAGATATCAAGCAGTTACTGCAGGCTAAGGCTGAagtggagctggagctgcagaagTGGCGGAATAAGATGGAAGAAAAGAGTACAGAAGAGCAGACTTTAAG TGAGGAAATCCAGAACCTGACACAGAAAGTAGGGAAACTGGAGTCAAAattggaggaagagaagagacaaaTGGCGGAAGATACAATGGAAAAGCTTAATAAG TCTTCACCAGTCTGCACGGTTAAAGGCAAAGAAGATCACAGGAAGGAACAAGCAGCCAAAATCATCCAGAGACAGTGGAAGATGTACCGAAACAAG aaagaagaaattgcTCTGGATGAG ATCTCCTGTATGTCTCCTGTGTCAAACTCCTTGAGCTTGTCTTCTGATTGTGAGGAAAAAGATGAGATTGTGACATTCATCCAGTCCATTTTCAGGGCTCACTTAGCACGTACAGTACTGCTTGAGGAGAG GCCCTCTGTGTCCGGTGCACCAAGTGAGAAAGCAGATTCTGCAGTTTACATTACAGAGAAGAAACCAGTCTCAGCAGCACTCCAGAGACCTCCTTCAATCTTCATGTCACCTCTTCCTG CCAGGTCCTCTGAGAAGCAACCacagcctcctctccctctgtCTGTGGATGAAGCTCACTCAGATGATTCAGATGATATTGTCATTGTCTCTCCGTCGTTGCAGATGAAGAAAAACTACACCCACTTTTAA
- the IQCE gene encoding IQ domain-containing protein E isoform X4, whose translation MAQGASEAAAEGELGDDSLSVITCESDTEMKLKKKIFHKPPKSPKSPYSSSTQLYPKKAAVWRSLQGTGSARLESAAVKNPRQMWLGSLKQGYIPGTPDYKEKEDMYDEIIELKKMIQAQKNEGDRMKTKLRRLEEENNRKDKQIEQLLDPSRGLELARTLSEKKTDNGWVVSGLKQKILKLEQQCKEKDNTINKFQADMKTTNLEEMRIAMETYYEEVHRLQLLLAKSESMRKNTEGRDTQKRLKALNAAVLRLSRNIKELQNENRRLKEDLDHVLSSSPPSNKTKNYSEWSRQRLVRRISELEKKVCAMENTRVSSADSESSQLLAVSSSPSVDLDHPASQQIDHVEECRRLQGLVKKLKSDRKALQNLLLNKELDIKQLLQAKAEVELELQKWRNKMEEKSTEEQTLSEEIQNLTQKVGKLESKLEEEKRQMAEDTMEKLNKSSPVCTVKGKEDHRKEQAAKIIQRQWKMYRNKKEEIALDEAVVMLQAAFRGHLARQKLLLNNGMHDAKSHNKISCMSPVSNSLSLSSDCEEKDEIVTFIQSIFRAHLARTVLLEERPSVSGAPSEKADSAVYITEKKPVSAALQRPPSIFMSPLPARSSEKQPQPPLPLSVDEAHSDDSDDIVIVSPSLQMKKNYTHF comes from the exons ATGGCCCAGGGGGCCAGCGAGGCGGCCGCGGAGGGGGAGCTG GGAGATGACAGCCTGTCTGTGATAACCTGTGAATCAGATACAGAAATG aagttaaagaagaaaattttccatAAGCCTCCAAAGTCACCAA agtcTCCATACAGCTCTAGCACACAACTGTATCCTAAAAAAGCTGCAGTTTGGCGATCTCTGCAGGGAACAGGCAGTGCACGTCTCGAGAGCGCAGCTGTAAAAAACCCAAGGCAGATGTGGTTGGGATCGCTGAAACAAG GCTACATTCCTGGAACTCCTgactacaaagaaaaagaagatatgtATGATGAAATTATAGAACTGAAAAAG aTGATACAAGCTCAAAAAAATGAGGGAGATCGAATGAAAACTAAGCTCCGTCGACTAGAAGAAGAGAACAATAGAAAGGATAAACAGATTGAGCAACTGTTGGATCCTTCCAGG GGCTTGGAGCTGGCACGAACTTTGTCAGAAAAGAAGACTGATAATGGATGG GTGGTTAGTGGATTAAAGCAGAAGATTCTCAAGCTAGAACAACAGTGCAAGGAGAAAGACAACACTATTAA CAAATTCCAGGCAGACATGAAGACCACTAATTTGGAAGAAATGAGGATAGCTATGGAAACCTACTATGAAGAG GTTCATCGTCTCCAACTCCTCCTGGCAAAATCTGAGTCTATGAGGAAAAA TACAGAGGGCAGAGATACCCAAAAACGACTAAAGGCACTGAATGCTGCTGTCCTGAGACTATCCAGGAACATCAAAGAATTGCAGAATGAGAATCGGAGGCTGAAAGAAGATCTAGATCATGTACTGAGCAGTTCTCCTCCttccaataaaacaaaaa ATTATAGTGAGTGGAGCAGACAGAGGCTGGTGAGGCGGATTTCAGAACTAGAAAAA AAAGTGTGTGCCATGGAGAACACCAGGGTGTCATCAGCAGATAGTGAGTCATCACAGTTACTTGCTGTGTCATCTTCGCCTTCTGTAGACCTGGATCATCCAGCCTCTCAACAGATAGACCACGTTGAGGAATGTCGCCGCCTCCAAGGGCTAGTGAAGAAACTGAAGAGTGATAGGAAGGCACTTCAAAATCTCCTACTCAATAAAGA GTTAGATATCAAGCAGTTACTGCAGGCTAAGGCTGAagtggagctggagctgcagaagTGGCGGAATAAGATGGAAGAAAAGAGTACAGAAGAGCAGACTTTAAG TGAGGAAATCCAGAACCTGACACAGAAAGTAGGGAAACTGGAGTCAAAattggaggaagagaagagacaaaTGGCGGAAGATACAATGGAAAAGCTTAATAAG TCTTCACCAGTCTGCACGGTTAAAGGCAAAGAAGATCACAGGAAGGAACAAGCAGCCAAAATCATCCAGAGACAGTGGAAGATGTACCGAAACAAG aaagaagaaattgcTCTGGATGAG GCAGTTGTTATGCTTCAGGCAGCTTTCAGAGGACATTTAGCTCGACAGAAACTGTTACTGAATAATGGGATGCATGATGCAAAATCTCACAACAAG ATCTCCTGTATGTCTCCTGTGTCAAACTCCTTGAGCTTGTCTTCTGATTGTGAGGAAAAAGATGAGATTGTGACATTCATCCAGTCCATTTTCAGGGCTCACTTAGCACGTACAGTACTGCTTGAGGAGAG GCCCTCTGTGTCCGGTGCACCAAGTGAGAAAGCAGATTCTGCAGTTTACATTACAGAGAAGAAACCAGTCTCAGCAGCACTCCAGAGACCTCCTTCAATCTTCATGTCACCTCTTCCTG CCAGGTCCTCTGAGAAGCAACCacagcctcctctccctctgtCTGTGGATGAAGCTCACTCAGATGATTCAGATGATATTGTCATTGTCTCTCCGTCGTTGCAGATGAAGAAAAACTACACCCACTTTTAA
- the IQCE gene encoding IQ domain-containing protein E isoform X2, which yields MAQGASEAAAEGELGDDSLSVITCESDTEMLKKKIFHKPPKSPKSPYSSSTQLYPKKAAVWRSLQGTGSARLESAAVKNPRQMWLGSLKQGMSHPLKSDVVMGHMRTNISSSTPEYLKEALGMKKPKHSRSSSNGYIPGTPDYKEKEDMYDEIIELKKMIQAQKNEGDRMKTKLRRLEEENNRKDKQIEQLLDPSRGLELARTLSEKKTDNGWVVSGLKQKILKLEQQCKEKDNTINKFQADMKTTNLEEMRIAMETYYEEVHRLQLLLAKSESMRKNTEGRDTQKRLKALNAAVLRLSRNIKELQNENRRLKEDLDHVLSSSPPSNKTKNYSEWSRQRLVRRISELEKKVCAMENTRVSSADSESSQLLAVSSSPSVDLDHPASQQIDHVEECRRLQGLVKKLKSDRKALQNLLLNKELDIKQLLQAKAEVELELQKWRNKMEEKSTEEQTLSEEIQNLTQKVGKLESKLEEEKRQMAEDTMEKLNKSSPVCTVKGKEDHRKEQAAKIIQRQWKMYRNKKEEIALDEAVVMLQAAFRGHLARQKLLLNNGMHDAKSHNKISCMSPVSNSLSLSSDCEEKDEIVTFIQSIFRAHLARTVLLEERPSVSGAPSEKADSAVYITEKKPVSAALQRPPSIFMSPLPARSSEKQPQPPLPLSVDEAHSDDSDDIVIVSPSLQMKKNYTHF from the exons ATGGCCCAGGGGGCCAGCGAGGCGGCCGCGGAGGGGGAGCTG GGAGATGACAGCCTGTCTGTGATAACCTGTGAATCAGATACAGAAATG ttaaagaagaaaattttccatAAGCCTCCAAAGTCACCAA agtcTCCATACAGCTCTAGCACACAACTGTATCCTAAAAAAGCTGCAGTTTGGCGATCTCTGCAGGGAACAGGCAGTGCACGTCTCGAGAGCGCAGCTGTAAAAAACCCAAGGCAGATGTGGTTGGGATCGCTGAAACAAG GAATGAGCCATCCTCTGAAATCAGATGTTGTCATGGGTCATATGCGAACAAACATTTCTAGTAGCACTCCAGAATATTTGAAGGAAGCTCTAGGAATGAAGAAGCCAAAACATTCTCGTTCTTCTAGTAATG GCTACATTCCTGGAACTCCTgactacaaagaaaaagaagatatgtATGATGAAATTATAGAACTGAAAAAG aTGATACAAGCTCAAAAAAATGAGGGAGATCGAATGAAAACTAAGCTCCGTCGACTAGAAGAAGAGAACAATAGAAAGGATAAACAGATTGAGCAACTGTTGGATCCTTCCAGG GGCTTGGAGCTGGCACGAACTTTGTCAGAAAAGAAGACTGATAATGGATGG GTGGTTAGTGGATTAAAGCAGAAGATTCTCAAGCTAGAACAACAGTGCAAGGAGAAAGACAACACTATTAA CAAATTCCAGGCAGACATGAAGACCACTAATTTGGAAGAAATGAGGATAGCTATGGAAACCTACTATGAAGAG GTTCATCGTCTCCAACTCCTCCTGGCAAAATCTGAGTCTATGAGGAAAAA TACAGAGGGCAGAGATACCCAAAAACGACTAAAGGCACTGAATGCTGCTGTCCTGAGACTATCCAGGAACATCAAAGAATTGCAGAATGAGAATCGGAGGCTGAAAGAAGATCTAGATCATGTACTGAGCAGTTCTCCTCCttccaataaaacaaaaa ATTATAGTGAGTGGAGCAGACAGAGGCTGGTGAGGCGGATTTCAGAACTAGAAAAA AAAGTGTGTGCCATGGAGAACACCAGGGTGTCATCAGCAGATAGTGAGTCATCACAGTTACTTGCTGTGTCATCTTCGCCTTCTGTAGACCTGGATCATCCAGCCTCTCAACAGATAGACCACGTTGAGGAATGTCGCCGCCTCCAAGGGCTAGTGAAGAAACTGAAGAGTGATAGGAAGGCACTTCAAAATCTCCTACTCAATAAAGA GTTAGATATCAAGCAGTTACTGCAGGCTAAGGCTGAagtggagctggagctgcagaagTGGCGGAATAAGATGGAAGAAAAGAGTACAGAAGAGCAGACTTTAAG TGAGGAAATCCAGAACCTGACACAGAAAGTAGGGAAACTGGAGTCAAAattggaggaagagaagagacaaaTGGCGGAAGATACAATGGAAAAGCTTAATAAG TCTTCACCAGTCTGCACGGTTAAAGGCAAAGAAGATCACAGGAAGGAACAAGCAGCCAAAATCATCCAGAGACAGTGGAAGATGTACCGAAACAAG aaagaagaaattgcTCTGGATGAG GCAGTTGTTATGCTTCAGGCAGCTTTCAGAGGACATTTAGCTCGACAGAAACTGTTACTGAATAATGGGATGCATGATGCAAAATCTCACAACAAG ATCTCCTGTATGTCTCCTGTGTCAAACTCCTTGAGCTTGTCTTCTGATTGTGAGGAAAAAGATGAGATTGTGACATTCATCCAGTCCATTTTCAGGGCTCACTTAGCACGTACAGTACTGCTTGAGGAGAG GCCCTCTGTGTCCGGTGCACCAAGTGAGAAAGCAGATTCTGCAGTTTACATTACAGAGAAGAAACCAGTCTCAGCAGCACTCCAGAGACCTCCTTCAATCTTCATGTCACCTCTTCCTG CCAGGTCCTCTGAGAAGCAACCacagcctcctctccctctgtCTGTGGATGAAGCTCACTCAGATGATTCAGATGATATTGTCATTGTCTCTCCGTCGTTGCAGATGAAGAAAAACTACACCCACTTTTAA
- the IQCE gene encoding IQ domain-containing protein E isoform X5, producing the protein MAQGASEAAAEGELGDDSLSVITCESDTEMKLKKKIFHKPPKSPKSPYSSSTQLYPKKAAVWRSLQGTGSARLESAAVKNPRQMWLGSLKQGMSHPLKSDVVMGHMRTNISSSTPEYLKEALGMKKPKHSRSSSNGYIPGTPDYKEKEDMYDEIIELKKMIQAQKNEGDRMKTKLRRLEEENNRKDKQIEQLLDPSRGLELARTLSEKKTDNGWVVSGLKQKILKLEQQCKEKDNTINKFQADMKTTNLEEMRIAMETYYEEVHRLQLLLAKSESMRKNTEGRDTQKRLKALNAAVLRLSRNIKELQNENRRLKEDLDHVLSSSPPSNKTKNYSEWSRQRLVRRISELEKKVCAMENTRVSSADSESSQLLAVSSSPSVDLDHPASQQIDHVEECRRLQGLVKKLKSDRKALQNLLLNKELDIKQLLQAKAEVELELQKWRNKMEEKSTEEQTLSEEIQNLTQKVGKLESKLEEEKRQMAEDTMEKLNKSSPVCTVKGKEDHRKEQAAKIIQRQWKMYRNKKEEIALDEAVVMLQAAFRGHLARQKLLLNNGMHDAKSHNKISCMSPVSNSLSLSSDCEEKDEIVTFIQSIFRAHLARTVLLEESYVFLQALCVRCTK; encoded by the exons ATGGCCCAGGGGGCCAGCGAGGCGGCCGCGGAGGGGGAGCTG GGAGATGACAGCCTGTCTGTGATAACCTGTGAATCAGATACAGAAATG aagttaaagaagaaaattttccatAAGCCTCCAAAGTCACCAA agtcTCCATACAGCTCTAGCACACAACTGTATCCTAAAAAAGCTGCAGTTTGGCGATCTCTGCAGGGAACAGGCAGTGCACGTCTCGAGAGCGCAGCTGTAAAAAACCCAAGGCAGATGTGGTTGGGATCGCTGAAACAAG GAATGAGCCATCCTCTGAAATCAGATGTTGTCATGGGTCATATGCGAACAAACATTTCTAGTAGCACTCCAGAATATTTGAAGGAAGCTCTAGGAATGAAGAAGCCAAAACATTCTCGTTCTTCTAGTAATG GCTACATTCCTGGAACTCCTgactacaaagaaaaagaagatatgtATGATGAAATTATAGAACTGAAAAAG aTGATACAAGCTCAAAAAAATGAGGGAGATCGAATGAAAACTAAGCTCCGTCGACTAGAAGAAGAGAACAATAGAAAGGATAAACAGATTGAGCAACTGTTGGATCCTTCCAGG GGCTTGGAGCTGGCACGAACTTTGTCAGAAAAGAAGACTGATAATGGATGG GTGGTTAGTGGATTAAAGCAGAAGATTCTCAAGCTAGAACAACAGTGCAAGGAGAAAGACAACACTATTAA CAAATTCCAGGCAGACATGAAGACCACTAATTTGGAAGAAATGAGGATAGCTATGGAAACCTACTATGAAGAG GTTCATCGTCTCCAACTCCTCCTGGCAAAATCTGAGTCTATGAGGAAAAA TACAGAGGGCAGAGATACCCAAAAACGACTAAAGGCACTGAATGCTGCTGTCCTGAGACTATCCAGGAACATCAAAGAATTGCAGAATGAGAATCGGAGGCTGAAAGAAGATCTAGATCATGTACTGAGCAGTTCTCCTCCttccaataaaacaaaaa ATTATAGTGAGTGGAGCAGACAGAGGCTGGTGAGGCGGATTTCAGAACTAGAAAAA AAAGTGTGTGCCATGGAGAACACCAGGGTGTCATCAGCAGATAGTGAGTCATCACAGTTACTTGCTGTGTCATCTTCGCCTTCTGTAGACCTGGATCATCCAGCCTCTCAACAGATAGACCACGTTGAGGAATGTCGCCGCCTCCAAGGGCTAGTGAAGAAACTGAAGAGTGATAGGAAGGCACTTCAAAATCTCCTACTCAATAAAGA GTTAGATATCAAGCAGTTACTGCAGGCTAAGGCTGAagtggagctggagctgcagaagTGGCGGAATAAGATGGAAGAAAAGAGTACAGAAGAGCAGACTTTAAG TGAGGAAATCCAGAACCTGACACAGAAAGTAGGGAAACTGGAGTCAAAattggaggaagagaagagacaaaTGGCGGAAGATACAATGGAAAAGCTTAATAAG TCTTCACCAGTCTGCACGGTTAAAGGCAAAGAAGATCACAGGAAGGAACAAGCAGCCAAAATCATCCAGAGACAGTGGAAGATGTACCGAAACAAG aaagaagaaattgcTCTGGATGAG GCAGTTGTTATGCTTCAGGCAGCTTTCAGAGGACATTTAGCTCGACAGAAACTGTTACTGAATAATGGGATGCATGATGCAAAATCTCACAACAAG ATCTCCTGTATGTCTCCTGTGTCAAACTCCTTGAGCTTGTCTTCTGATTGTGAGGAAAAAGATGAGATTGTGACATTCATCCAGTCCATTTTCAGGGCTCACTTAGCACGTACAGTACTGCTTGAGGAGAG TTATGTCTTTTTGCAGGCCCTCTGTGTCCGGTGCACCAAGTGA